Proteins co-encoded in one Rudaeicoccus suwonensis genomic window:
- a CDS encoding fatty acid desaturase family protein produces the protein MTALQKKDVNPIEHLTREDIEALGEELDALRQEVVDSRGAADAAYIRRVIDVQRKLEMGSRFVLLASRNNVAFALGTIGLTVSKILENMEIGHNVMHGQWDWMRDPKIHSTTWEWDNASPADLWKHSHNELHHTYTNVLGRDNDLGYGIMRVDEDQRWHPVYLGQPVWNFVNACFFEYGIAAYDLELGKYFAGRKDKDVFKRDATKVVNKIRGQVTKDYVLHPLLATVTGSARRTLAANYLANLARNLWTHSVIMCGHFPEGVETFTRTSIAGETRGDWYLRQMIGSANISGSKAMHIATGNLSFQIEHHLFPDLPSNRYQQIAPRVQDICERYGLQYTSGSLPRQVGSAWMKVIRLSLPNKYAERLRPRRAPKPLVRKVVRRERLAEAA, from the coding sequence ATGACTGCATTGCAGAAGAAGGACGTCAACCCGATCGAGCACCTCACCCGCGAGGACATCGAAGCCCTCGGCGAAGAACTGGACGCGCTGCGCCAAGAGGTCGTCGACTCACGTGGAGCAGCCGATGCGGCATACATCCGCCGGGTCATCGACGTGCAACGCAAACTGGAGATGGGCAGCCGGTTCGTGCTGCTGGCCAGCCGCAACAACGTGGCCTTCGCACTCGGCACCATCGGCCTGACTGTGTCCAAGATCCTGGAGAACATGGAGATCGGGCACAACGTCATGCACGGCCAGTGGGACTGGATGCGCGACCCGAAGATCCACTCGACGACCTGGGAGTGGGACAACGCCTCCCCCGCCGATCTGTGGAAGCACTCGCACAACGAGCTGCACCACACCTACACCAACGTGCTCGGCCGCGACAACGATCTGGGTTACGGCATCATGCGCGTCGACGAGGACCAGCGCTGGCACCCCGTCTACCTCGGTCAGCCGGTGTGGAACTTCGTCAACGCCTGCTTCTTCGAATACGGCATCGCCGCCTACGATCTCGAGCTCGGCAAGTACTTCGCCGGCCGCAAGGACAAGGACGTCTTCAAGCGGGACGCCACCAAGGTGGTCAACAAGATCCGCGGTCAGGTCACCAAGGACTACGTGCTGCACCCGTTGCTGGCGACCGTGACCGGGTCGGCCCGGCGCACCCTCGCCGCGAACTACCTCGCCAACCTGGCCCGCAATCTGTGGACCCACTCGGTCATCATGTGCGGCCACTTCCCCGAAGGCGTCGAGACCTTCACCCGCACCTCGATCGCCGGCGAAACCCGCGGCGACTGGTACCTGCGGCAGATGATCGGCTCGGCCAACATCTCCGGGTCCAAGGCGATGCACATCGCGACGGGCAACCTGAGCTTTCAGATCGAGCACCACCTGTTCCCCGACCTGCCGAGCAACCGTTACCAGCAGATCGCCCCGCGCGTGCAGGACATCTGCGAGCGCTACGGCCTGCAGTACACCTCCGGATCGCTGCCGCGCCAGGTCGGTTCGGCGTGGATGAAGGTCATCCGGTTGTCGCTGCCCAACAAGTATGCCGAGCGCCTTCGTCCGCGCCGCGCGCCGAAGCCGTTGGTGCGCAAGGTCGTTCGCCGCGAGCGCCTGGCCGAGGCCGCCTGA